One Microbacterium esteraromaticum genomic window carries:
- the xerD gene encoding site-specific tyrosine recombinase XerD, with product MRLDRALDAYLRHVTIERGLSEHTVAAYRRDLAGYLSWLGERGIETTDAVDPGAVSAFIADRAGAEPPPAATSLARLQSAVRGWHRFLVREGIETDDPTGRLRPPKTPQRLPKALTIDQVERLLAAPSAEEPLGMRDRALLELLYATGARVSEAVSLDVDDLAYGDVLRLRGKGDKERIVPVGSYARAAIDAYLTRVRPELATKGRATARLFLGARGAPLSRQSAWLVIRAAAERAQIAADVSPHTLRHSFATHLLQGGADVRVVQELLGHASVATTQIYTHVSVDALRDVYATSHPRAR from the coding sequence ATGCGGCTCGACCGGGCGCTCGACGCGTACCTGCGTCACGTCACGATCGAGCGCGGCCTCTCGGAGCACACGGTCGCCGCCTACCGGCGCGACCTCGCCGGCTACCTCTCGTGGCTGGGGGAGCGGGGCATCGAGACGACGGATGCCGTCGATCCCGGCGCCGTGTCGGCGTTCATCGCCGATCGCGCGGGCGCCGAGCCGCCGCCGGCCGCGACGAGCCTGGCCCGGCTGCAGTCGGCCGTTCGTGGGTGGCATCGGTTCCTGGTGCGCGAGGGCATCGAGACCGACGACCCGACGGGGCGCCTCCGTCCTCCGAAGACACCGCAGCGGCTGCCCAAGGCGCTGACCATCGATCAGGTCGAGCGGCTTCTCGCCGCGCCTTCCGCGGAGGAGCCGCTCGGCATGCGTGATCGTGCCCTGCTCGAGCTGCTCTACGCGACCGGCGCGCGGGTGTCGGAGGCGGTATCCCTCGATGTCGACGACCTCGCGTACGGCGACGTGCTGCGCCTGCGCGGCAAGGGCGACAAGGAGCGCATCGTGCCGGTCGGCTCGTATGCGCGAGCCGCGATCGACGCGTACCTCACCAGGGTGCGCCCTGAGCTCGCGACCAAGGGGCGCGCGACGGCACGGCTGTTCCTCGGGGCACGCGGCGCCCCGCTGTCGCGCCAGAGCGCGTGGCTCGTGATCCGCGCCGCGGCCGAGCGCGCCCAGATCGCCGCCGACGTGTCGCCCCACACGCTTCGGCACAGCTTCGCGACCCATCTGCTGCAGGGCGGGGCCGACGTGCGGGTGGTGCAGGAGCTGCTCGGCCACGCATCGGTGGCCACCACGCAGATCTACACCCACGTGTCGGTGGATGCCCTCCGCGACGTCTACGCGACCTCGCACCCCCGGGCACGCTGA
- a CDS encoding NUDIX domain-containing protein: MSSSAQDGLIEDDTFEPEVVSSELAFRGAVWDVRDDRVRYGDGVIRRQYVAHTGAVAVVALDEQERVLLIQQYRHPIRHRDWELPAGLLDVPGEEPMLAARRELAEEADIVAAHWEHLVSAWTTPGGNDEMIHVYLATGLSDAEAHDRQDEEADIRVEWVPLSEAADGVLAGRLHNGILGIGVLAAERSLREQRRREER, encoded by the coding sequence ATGTCCTCGTCAGCCCAGGACGGTCTCATCGAGGACGACACGTTCGAGCCCGAGGTCGTCTCCAGTGAGCTCGCCTTCCGCGGCGCCGTCTGGGATGTGCGCGATGACCGGGTGCGCTACGGCGACGGCGTGATCCGCCGTCAGTATGTGGCGCACACCGGCGCCGTCGCGGTCGTCGCCCTCGACGAGCAGGAGCGGGTGCTGCTGATCCAGCAGTACAGGCATCCCATCCGGCATCGCGACTGGGAGCTGCCTGCGGGCCTGCTCGATGTACCAGGCGAGGAGCCGATGCTCGCCGCCCGTCGTGAACTGGCCGAGGAGGCCGACATCGTGGCCGCGCACTGGGAGCATCTCGTCTCGGCGTGGACGACCCCCGGCGGCAACGACGAGATGATCCACGTCTACCTCGCGACGGGCCTCTCCGATGCCGAGGCGCACGACAGGCAGGACGAGGAGGCCGACATCCGCGTCGAGTGGGTGCCGCTGTCCGAGGCCGCCGACGGGGTTCTCGCAGGGCGGCTGCACAACGGCATCCTGGGCATCGGAGTCCTGGCGGCCGAGCGCAGCCTGCGCGAGCAGCGTCGTCGCGAAGAGCGCTGA
- a CDS encoding amino acid permease, which translates to MHHLVQHRAEVGGPSAITIGWPLVGVFVLCVALAMAEVCSRYPTAGGLYFWAGRLAKKNKRQWAWFVGWYNFLGEVAVTAAIDYGAAATMMAFANLMWGTEVTALGTFTLFVVLIVIHGLLNTFGVNIVSLLSTVSAWWHIVGVLIIVAVLWIMPTSHQSVGWTFTTFYNETGWGFGPYVFLMGLLMAQYTYTGYDASAHVAEETKNAAVAAPKGIVMSVLVSIIGGWILLYTIVAAIPDGSEEGLSKIVNTGLGSGPAQIFMDALNNPDVAKFLLFIVCGAQFFCGMASVTANSRMSYAFSRDNAIPGSRLWAQVNKRTGTPTNSIWLCVALSILVTVPALFNTTAYAAVTSIAVIGLYIGYVTPVLLRRLSRDFTPGPWNLGRWSALVGWVAVAWVIFIVILFVLPPVNPVTVETFNYAPVAVAVVALLCVVLWFAYGKRDFMNHAEATHLTKAADKLLDE; encoded by the coding sequence ATGCATCACCTCGTTCAACATCGCGCTGAAGTCGGGGGACCGAGCGCGATCACCATCGGCTGGCCGCTGGTCGGCGTCTTCGTGCTGTGCGTCGCCCTTGCCATGGCCGAGGTCTGCTCCCGGTACCCGACCGCCGGCGGGCTCTACTTCTGGGCCGGGCGACTGGCCAAGAAGAACAAGCGCCAGTGGGCCTGGTTCGTCGGCTGGTACAACTTCCTCGGCGAGGTCGCCGTCACCGCCGCCATCGACTACGGCGCCGCCGCGACCATGATGGCGTTCGCCAACCTCATGTGGGGCACCGAGGTCACGGCACTGGGCACGTTCACCCTGTTCGTCGTGCTGATCGTGATCCACGGTCTGCTGAACACCTTCGGCGTCAACATCGTCAGCCTGCTCTCCACCGTGTCCGCCTGGTGGCACATCGTCGGTGTGCTGATCATCGTCGCCGTGCTGTGGATCATGCCCACCAGCCACCAGAGCGTCGGCTGGACGTTCACCACGTTCTACAACGAGACCGGCTGGGGATTCGGACCGTACGTGTTCCTCATGGGGCTGCTGATGGCCCAGTACACGTACACCGGCTACGACGCGTCCGCGCACGTCGCCGAGGAGACGAAGAACGCCGCCGTCGCGGCACCGAAGGGCATCGTGATGAGCGTGCTGGTGTCGATCATCGGCGGGTGGATCCTGCTCTACACGATCGTCGCGGCGATCCCGGACGGCAGCGAGGAGGGCCTGTCGAAGATCGTCAACACCGGTCTCGGGTCGGGCCCTGCCCAGATCTTCATGGATGCGCTGAACAACCCCGATGTGGCGAAGTTCCTGCTGTTCATCGTCTGCGGTGCCCAGTTCTTCTGCGGCATGGCATCGGTCACGGCGAACTCCCGCATGAGCTACGCGTTCTCGCGCGACAACGCCATTCCCGGCTCGCGTCTGTGGGCGCAGGTGAACAAGCGCACGGGCACTCCGACCAACTCGATCTGGCTGTGCGTCGCCCTGTCGATCCTGGTCACGGTGCCTGCGCTGTTCAACACGACCGCGTACGCGGCCGTCACCTCGATCGCGGTGATCGGACTGTACATCGGCTACGTCACCCCTGTGCTGCTGCGCCGCCTGAGCCGCGACTTCACTCCGGGGCCGTGGAACCTCGGCCGGTGGAGCGCGCTGGTGGGCTGGGTGGCCGTGGCATGGGTGATTTTCATCGTCATCCTCTTCGTCCTGCCCCCGGTGAACCCCGTCACGGTCGAGACCTTCAACTACGCGCCGGTCGCCGTCGCGGTCGTCGCCCTGCTGTGCGTGGTGCTCTGGTTCGCGTACGGCAAGCGCGACTTCATGAACCACGCCGAGGCCACGCACCTCACCAAGGCCGCGGACAAGCTCCTGGACGAGTGA